The Eriocheir sinensis breed Jianghai 21 chromosome 21, ASM2467909v1, whole genome shotgun sequence genome includes a region encoding these proteins:
- the LOC127001628 gene encoding RE1-silencing transcription factor-like isoform X1: protein MAEGMLSLAWNNHSSTFGHMLSTVRDSELYTDVTIACDGKFYPAHKLVLSTCSDYFYKIFERTPCKHPVIVIKDVACKNMEALLNYMYAGVVSVSQSDLAQLIRAAELLEIKGLAVPDEPPSGTKRSVQTRDTSVDGSSSNPKKLRREEKRTLNQVEAPCIDSSVPSSQSSSKKDDGQGEQMNSNDIFNNKMNQRQSHSECRQERKESLGYSRRSEELGTDNGQDHLNPEGRSQNEVANESAIKEEKVEPDESEAAEMGFEYESLVTDLVGSEEGTKEHSSASDTSFNHSLNAESYSAEAGPSGLQPWPVLAEGGEASGVSQGYAGGSLSLASHPGQQPHQMQHMMGSESDCQWVEHGPAQGPPFSLVLRDNKNQHLRKAYKNHLGVVHQCPFCSYKTSFRHNLTKHVRIHTGEKPFVCSLCPFRTNQNISLQRHVLKIHKEATHSQERVQGRIQEAPQV, encoded by the exons ATGGCTGAAGGAATGTTGTCATTGGCATGGAACAACCACAGTTCAACCTTTGGTCACATGCTGTCAACAGTTCGGGATTCG gaaTTATACACTGATGTAACAATAGCGTGTGATGGAAAGTTTTATCCTGCCCATAAATTAGTTTTATCAACTTGTAGTGATTATTTTTACAAAATATTTGAAAGAACACCATGTAAGCATCCAGTTATTGTGATTAAAGATGTGGCATGTAAAAACATGGAAGCATTACTGAACTACATGTATGCAGGTGTAGTGAGTGTAAGTCAGAGTGACTTAGCCCAGCTTATAAGAGCTGCAGAGTTACTAGAAATAAAAGGACTGGCTGTCCCCGATGAGCCTCCCAGTGGCACCAAAAGATCAGTGCAAACCCGAGACACCTCTGTGGACGGAAGCAGCTCAAACCCAAAGAAACTCAGACGGGAGGAAAAAAGGACATTGAATCAAGTTGAAGCACCTTGCATTGATTCCTCTGTTCCCTCATCTCAGTCATCATCAAAAAAAGATGATGGTCAAGGAGAACAGATGAATAGCAATGATATATTTAACAATAAAATGAATCAAAGACAGTCTCACAGTGAATGtaggcaagaaaggaaagaaagtctCGGCTATAGCAGGAGGTCAGAAGAACTGGGCACCGACAATGGACAGGATCACCTGAACCCTGAAGGACGAAGTCAGAATGAG GTGGCAAATGAGAGTGCCatcaaggaagaaaaagtagaaccaGATGAAAGTGAAGCAGCAGAGATGGGCTTTGAATATGAGTCTTTAGTGACTGACCTTgttggaagtgaagaaggaaccAAAGAGCATTCCAGTGCATCAGATACATCCTTCAATCACTCACTGAATGCAGAGTCCTACAGTGCTGAAGCAGGACCATCTGGTTTGCAGCCG TGGCCAGTCCTTGCTGAAGGTGGAGAGGCTTCAGGAGTTAGTCAAGGATATGCTGGAGGCAGCCTTTCCTTAgcaagtcaccctggacaacagcCACACCAGATGCAGCACATG ATGGGATCTGAAAGTGACTGCCAGTGGGTGGAACATGGCCCAGCTCAGGGGCCACCATTCAGCCTTGTCCTCAGGGACAACAAGAACCAGCACCTCAGGAAGGCCTACAAGAACCACCTTGGGGTAGTACACCAGTGCCCATTTTGTTCCTACAAGACAAGTTTTCGCCATAACCTGACGAAGCACGTGAGGATCCACACTGGGGAGAAGCCGTTCGTGTGCTCCCTGTGCCCATTCCGGACCAACCAGAACATCAGTCTCCAGAGGCACGTGCTGAAGATACAC
- the LOC127001629 gene encoding uncharacterized protein LOC127001629 isoform X2, whose amino-acid sequence MMAVIRDLLQACLMAATVAAVVAMAAVEPVNGGPEEGEESALAQRVAVLEAVVARLVAAEEDGGLGQLERSVAALENDITMLALLDSRIRAMESEQRLLSRDVTSMGRGVRQQEQEVEAVKRQVRQLEASAEREEEPTCCRPLNESILRAEERGRGVNASLSDLRRHLHNLSHDLQDLQQQTRHLLLCPAPYVKMGGECFHLLEGKWAWDEARVQCQELGANVGGHGDLATPADVAAFRVYVEALEAGSKFLWVGGVREDGRWRWVSEASREEKEEEEEEEEDQEEGSPLGLPWDIGEPDNFPDQQYLCIHSVGSIKFHDCLNSAYIPAVCQVI is encoded by the exons ATGATGGCCGTGATAAGGGATCTTCTTCAG gCGTGTCTGATGGCGGCGACGGTGGCGGCAGTAGTGGCAATGGCTGCTGTAGAG CCAGTGAATGGCGGTCCTGAGGAGGGGGAAGAGTCAGCCTTGGCGCAGCGGGTGGCGGTgctggaggcggtggtggcgcggctggtggcggcggaggaggacgGTGGCTTGGGGCAGCTGGAGAGGAGCGTGGCAGCACTGGAGAATGACATTACCATGCTCGCCCTCCTGGACTCTCGGATTAGGGCCATGGAGTCTGAGCAGCGCCTCCTGAGTCGAGACGTGACCAGCATGGGGCGCGGCGTCAGACAGCAGGAGCAAG AGGTGGAGGCTGTGAAGCGACAGGTGCGGCAGCTCGAGGCATcggctgagagggaggaggagccaACCTGCTGCCGCCCACTTAACG AGAGCATACTTCGGGCGGAGGAACGAGGACGCGGGGTCAACGCCTCTCTGTCTGACCTGCGCCGCCACTTGCACAACCTCTCGCACGATCTACAAGACCTTCAGCAGCAGACCCGTCACCTGC TGTTATGCCCAGCGCCCTACGTCAAGATGGGCGGAGAGTGCTTCCACCTGCTGGAGGGAAAGTGGGCGTGGGATGAGGCCAGGGTTCAGTGCCAGGAGTTGGGAGCAAATGTGGGCGGACACGGGGACCTGGCAACACCTGCAGACGTGGCCGCCTTCAGAGTGTACGTTGAAGCACTTGAAGCAG GATCAAAATTTCTGTGGGTGGGGGGCGTTCGCGAAGATGGCAGGTGGCGGTGGGTGTCCGAGGCCTcgcgagaggagaaggaggaggaggaggaggaggaagaggaccaggagGAAGGCTCGCCGCTTGGCCTTCCTTGGGACATCGGGGAGCCTGACAACTTTCCGGATCAGCAATACCTCTGCATCCACTCCGTCGGCAGCATCAAGTTCCATGACTGTTTGAACTCCGCCTATATCCCCGCCGTGTGTCAAgtaatatga
- the LOC127001629 gene encoding uncharacterized protein LOC127001629 isoform X1 codes for MGSTGPSMHPSWRSQSIQQACLMAATVAAVVAMAAVEPVNGGPEEGEESALAQRVAVLEAVVARLVAAEEDGGLGQLERSVAALENDITMLALLDSRIRAMESEQRLLSRDVTSMGRGVRQQEQEVEAVKRQVRQLEASAEREEEPTCCRPLNESILRAEERGRGVNASLSDLRRHLHNLSHDLQDLQQQTRHLLLCPAPYVKMGGECFHLLEGKWAWDEARVQCQELGANVGGHGDLATPADVAAFRVYVEALEAGSKFLWVGGVREDGRWRWVSEASREEKEEEEEEEEDQEEGSPLGLPWDIGEPDNFPDQQYLCIHSVGSIKFHDCLNSAYIPAVCQVI; via the exons atgGGGAGCACGGGCCCATCCATGCATCCGAGTTGGCGTTCACAGAGTATTCAGCAG gCGTGTCTGATGGCGGCGACGGTGGCGGCAGTAGTGGCAATGGCTGCTGTAGAG CCAGTGAATGGCGGTCCTGAGGAGGGGGAAGAGTCAGCCTTGGCGCAGCGGGTGGCGGTgctggaggcggtggtggcgcggctggtggcggcggaggaggacgGTGGCTTGGGGCAGCTGGAGAGGAGCGTGGCAGCACTGGAGAATGACATTACCATGCTCGCCCTCCTGGACTCTCGGATTAGGGCCATGGAGTCTGAGCAGCGCCTCCTGAGTCGAGACGTGACCAGCATGGGGCGCGGCGTCAGACAGCAGGAGCAAG AGGTGGAGGCTGTGAAGCGACAGGTGCGGCAGCTCGAGGCATcggctgagagggaggaggagccaACCTGCTGCCGCCCACTTAACG AGAGCATACTTCGGGCGGAGGAACGAGGACGCGGGGTCAACGCCTCTCTGTCTGACCTGCGCCGCCACTTGCACAACCTCTCGCACGATCTACAAGACCTTCAGCAGCAGACCCGTCACCTGC TGTTATGCCCAGCGCCCTACGTCAAGATGGGCGGAGAGTGCTTCCACCTGCTGGAGGGAAAGTGGGCGTGGGATGAGGCCAGGGTTCAGTGCCAGGAGTTGGGAGCAAATGTGGGCGGACACGGGGACCTGGCAACACCTGCAGACGTGGCCGCCTTCAGAGTGTACGTTGAAGCACTTGAAGCAG GATCAAAATTTCTGTGGGTGGGGGGCGTTCGCGAAGATGGCAGGTGGCGGTGGGTGTCCGAGGCCTcgcgagaggagaaggaggaggaggaggaggaggaagaggaccaggagGAAGGCTCGCCGCTTGGCCTTCCTTGGGACATCGGGGAGCCTGACAACTTTCCGGATCAGCAATACCTCTGCATCCACTCCGTCGGCAGCATCAAGTTCCATGACTGTTTGAACTCCGCCTATATCCCCGCCGTGTGTCAAgtaatatga